In Deltaproteobacteria bacterium, the genomic stretch GTGGAAGGTGGCGATGTGGTGGTGGCCGACGACGGTGATGCGCTCGGCGGGCACGTGCGCGAGCAGGAGATGAAGCTGGGTCTCGTCGAGATCGTGGGCGGCGGTGAGCGAGTCGCAACCCAGCGCCAGCAGGTGGCGTGCGGTGACGCTGTTGGTGACGTTGAGCGAGAAGTCGCCGTGCACGACCGGCCGCGAGGCCATGACCACCTGCGAGAAATGCACCAGCCCGCCCCAGTGACGCACGAGGATCCCGTCGGGCGAAAGTCGCATCAGCCGCGCGTCGATGCCGGCCTCGCCGGGCTTCTGCACCCGCGTGGTCGCGATCGTGACCAGCAGCCCGGCCTGCTTCGCGCGACGCACCGCGTGCTCGAGGCCGACGAGCTCCATCCAGTCGAGCTCGACCTCGGGCAGGCCCGCTGCGATGACGGCCTCGAGCTGTGCCGGTGTGCGCACCAGCGGCACCAGCTGCGGCACGGTGGGTGGCTGCCAGCGCTGCGGCTGTGTCAGGCTCGCGGCGGCACCACGCACCCGCGTGGCCGCGTCGCCCTCGCGCACGCGGTGGCGCGCGGCGGCCAGCATCTGCTGCTCGAGTGTGGCCACCAGCGTGCGGCGCAGCTGCTTGAGCGACGAGACCGGCAGGTGCAGCCCGGCGTCGAGCCCCGTGAGGTCCAGCTGCGCGAGGCGAAACGGCGTGCCACCGAGGCCGCCGAGCTTGTCGGTGAGCAACCCGCGATCGAGGCCGGTGCCGGTCGAGGCGGTGAGCCTCGCGTCACTCGCACCCGACACCGTCGCGCCGCGGCCCACTGGGCCCTCGGCGCGCAGCGACACGTGCAACGCCGCGCCGGCCGAGCCGCGTACGTGCATCGTCACCGGCACGCGCCCGCCCACGCCGCGCGCACCGTGATCGACCGTGGCCTTCGCCTCGGCGTGCAGCCGCGGGTCCGACGAGAGGAACACCTGATCGCCGGGGCGCACCTGCGAGAGATCCGGCCCGGGCCGACCGAAGCGCAGCCACCAACCATCGGTGAGCGCGTCGACGCCGAACAGCGCGCCGCCGGGCTCGGTTTGCTGCGGTCGCCCGGTGTCGAAGCCGACACCGCAGCCGGGGATCGGCTCGGGCACCGCGAGCGGCACCCCGCGGGCATCGACCGGCGACGCGCCGCCGATGACCGGCAACGCCACCTTGGTCACGCCCCGCGGCGCACCGCCGCCGGTCGCAGCACCGCCACTGCTGCGACGCTCGGCCCGTCGCACGCGCACGTCGAGGCCACGCACCTCGGTCACCACGCCGAGCAGCGCGCCGCGGTGCTTCGGAAAGCGGCCCTCGACGAGGTCCTGATGATCGGAGCCCGCGAAGAAGCCGTCCGAGAAGCCGCGCGAGTAGGCGACCGCCATCTTGCCGAGGTCGCGCTGCAGCTGCGCGTGCGCCTCGGCGTCGTCGCGGTGACCGCTGGCCACGGCGTCACGCCAGCGACGATAGCCCTCGACCGCGGTCATCACATACGCGGGGCCCTTGAGACGGCCTTCGATCTTCAGGCTCGCGACGCCGACGTCGATCAACGCCGGCAACGCGCGCGCGCCGGCCAGATCGAGCGGGCTCAGCAGATACGCGACGTCGCCCAGCGGTCGCGGGGTGCCGTCGACGATCAGCGCATACGGGAGGCGGCACGACTGTGCACATTGCCCGCGGTTCGCCGAGCGCCCGCCCCAGGCCTCGCTGGTGAGGCACTGGCCACTCCACGACATGCACAGCGCGCCGTGGACGAAGACCTCGAGCTCGAGCGAGGTGCCGGCTGCGAAGGCACGGATCTCGTCGGTCGACAGCTCGCGCGGCACCACCACCCGCGTGACGCCGAGCGACTGTGCGAAGCGAGCCGCCTCGGGGCACGACACCGTCATCTGCGTCGAGGCATGCACCTCCATCGAGGGCGCGACCTCGCGGGCCAGCAGCGCGACCGCGGGGTCCTGTACGATCACGCCGTCGACCCCGGCCAGCGCGCACGCGCGCAGCAGCTGCTCGACCACCGGCAGCTCGTCCTCGAACACCAGCGTGTTGAGCGTGACGTACGCGCGGGCGCCCGCGCGATGGATGTGGTCGAGCGTGGCCGGTAGCGCATCGACGGAGAAGTTCGTCGCACGGGCGCGGGCGTTCATGCCCTCGTCGAGGCCGAAGTAGACCGCGTCGGCCCCGGCGGCGAGTGCCGCATCGAGGCTCTCGGCGTCGCCCGCGGGCGCGAGGATCTCGGGGAGGGCTGGCACCCGGACCTTGTACCGGAAGGAGCCCACCGAACTCAAAAGCCCCTGCGACCGGGGGGCCCGCGGCCGATCACACCAACGCGAGCACGGCGGCGGTGAACACGTCGCCGCGGTGCGCGTAGCTGCGGAACTGATCGTAGCTCGCGCACGCCGGCGCGAGCACGACCGCGTCGCCGGTTCGCGCCATGCCGCGGGCGATCGTCACCGCCGCGGTCAGGTCGGGCGCGAAGGCGGCGGGCACGGTGTCGCCGCCGAGCGCGTGGAAGAGCGGGCCGGCCTCGCCGATCGCGACCACGCCGCGGCCGCGTCGCTGCAGCAGCTCGCCGAGCGGCGCGAGGTCGTCGCCCTTGCCGCGGCCACCGGCAATCAGCACGAAGCGCTCGTCGAGGCCGCCGAGGCTGGCGATCGCACTGGCGACGTTGGTGGCCTTCGAATCGTTGTAGTAGCGCACGCCGTCGAGTTCGCGCACCAGCACCATGCGGTGGGGCAGACCCGCAAAGGCGGTGAGCGTGCGTGCGCAGGCGTCGTGGGGTACGCCGAAGTGGCGCGCGGCGGCCAAGGCGAACAGCGCATTGCTGGCGTTGTGACGGCCAGGCAATCGCAGCAGCGCGCGATCGAAGCGCTCGTCGCCGAGCACCAGCGTGCGGCCCGAGCCCTCGCCTTCGATGAAGGCATGGCCGGGCTCGCCGATCGCCAACACCCGCACGTCGGTGCGCGAGGGCTGCAGGCGCTCGCGGAACTCACCGCCGTGATCGAGCAACGCGAGCCCGCCCGGCACGAGGTTGCGGAACACCTCGGCCTTGGTGTCGGCGTAGGCCTCCATCGTGGGGTAGCGATCGAGGTGATCGGGCGTGACGTTCAGGACCATGCCGACGTCGTTGGGGATCGCCGGCAGCGTCTCGAGCTGGAAGCTCGAGCACTCGAGCACGAGTGCGTCGTGGGCCTCGCCGCGACCCTGTAGCCTGGCAGCGATCGCGTCGCACAGCGGCGTGCCGAGGTTGCCGCCGACGAACGGCGTGAAGCCACCCGCGCGCAGCAGCTCGCCGGTGAGCGCGGTGACGGTGCTCTTGCCGTTGGTGCCGGTGATGAGCACGAGCGGCACCGGGGCCAGGCCCGCGATGTGTCGGCCGAACCACAGCTGCAGGCCCAGGCCGAGCTCACCGGTGATGGTCGCATCGGGGGCGTACTGGCGCGTGGCCTCGCGGGCGGGCCCGGGCGGCACGCCTGGGCTCAGCACCACGAGGTCGACGCCCTGCATGCCCGCGGCGGGGATCTCGTCGAGCCCGCGCAGATCGACCGCGCCCTCGGGCAGTGCGGCGTCGCGCTTGCGATCGTACGCCCGCACCTCCAGCCCGAGCTGCAGCAGCACGCGTGCGGCCGACAGCCCGCTCGCACCCAGGCCGATCACGATCGCCGTGTGCCACGGCAGCGGCGCGTCGACGGCCGTCATCGCAGCTTGAGCGTCGCCAACGCGACCAGGGCGAGGATGATGCTGATGATCCAGAAGCGCACGATCACCTTGGGCTCGGCCCAACCCTTGAGTTCGAAGTGGTGGTGGATCGGCGCCATGCGGAACACCCGCTTGCCCGTGAGCTTGAACGAGGTCACCTGCACGATCACGCTCACGGTTTCGAGCACGAAGATGCCGCCGACGATGAGCAGGGTCAGCTCGTTCTTCGACGCCACCGCGAGGAAGCCCAGGCCTGCGCCCAGCGGCAACGAGCCCACGTCGCCCATGAACACGCTCGCGGGGTAGGTGTTGTACCAGAGGAAGCCGATGCCGGCCCCGACCATCGCGCCGCAGTAGATCGCCAGCTCACCGACCTGCGGGATGTGGGGGATGTGCAGGTAGAACGCGATGTCGAAGTTGCGATTGATGATCGTGCCCGCCGCGTAGGTCAGCACCAGGAACGTCGCGGCCGAAATGATCACCGGGCCGATCGCGAGCCCGTCGAGGCCGTCGGTCAGGTTCACTGCGTTGGAGAACCCGACCACCACGAACACCGCGAAGCCGATGTACAGCCACTTGTCGAGCGCCAGCTCGTACTCGTAGAAGTCGAGGAACGGTACCGCCAGGCGGTAGCGGATGCTGTCGGGCATCACGCCGGACTCGTAGAGGTAGATGATGGTCGAGCACGCGACCAGGATCTGCAGCGCGAACTTCACCTTGGCCGGCATGCCGCCCGAGTGCTTGCGCCGCACCTTCAAGAAATCGTCGACGAAGCCGATCACGCCATAGCCCGCGGTCGTGAGGCTCGCGAGCAGCACGTACGGGTTGCTCATGTCGGCCCACAGCAGCGTGGGGATGATGAGCGTGAACAGGATGAGGCTGCCGCCCATGGTCGGCGTGCCGCGCTTGGACAGGTGCGACTGCGGGCCGTCCTCGCGCACCACCTGGCCGAGCTGGATCCGCTGCAGCGCGCGGATGAACCACGGGTACAGCACCAACGAGAGCAGCAGGGCCGTGAGCGTCGCCGCGATGATCCGCGTCGAGGTGTAGCGCAGCACGTTCAGCCAGCCGAACGCGGCGTACTTGGCACTCAAGGGGTAGAGCAGCGTGTAGAGCACCAAAGCCCCGAATTCGCAGACCGCGCACGCCGAAGCGGCGGCCGGTCGTGACGCGGTAGTCGTGGCACGACCGGCCGTGTGGGCGCAAGAACTCGGGGCGTGCGCCTGCGCAGGGCGGCGGGAATCGGCCCATGCCCCCGCCTGGGTCGGCCCACCGGCATCGCGCCGGCGGGTCCGTCGCCCCCGGCACCGTCGATGGGTTGCGACGCCGGGTCAGTGCAGCCAGTCGCGCCAGAGCTCGGGCACCGCCTCGTCGCCGAGGTGGAGCAGCCGCGGTGCCAGCCAGTCCGGCTTGTTCGGCACCGAGCGCAGGCGCATGCCCGCCTCCTCCGGCGAGTCACGGCCCTTGCGACGGTTGCACGAGACGCACGCGGTCACGACGTTGCGCCACGTGGTCTTGCCGCCCTCGCTGCGCGGGACCACGTGATCGAGCGTGAGCTCCCGAGGACCGCAGCGGATGCCGCAGTACTGGCAGCGATGGCCATCGCGCAGGTAGACGTTCTCCCGCGAGAAGCGGACGTGCAGCGGCCGCACCACCTGCTTGCGGAGCAGGCGGACCACCGCCGGCGCGGCATAGCTACGCGACACCGTGCTGATCAGCCACTCGTAGTCACGCAGCACCTCGACCTTGCCGACGAAGTGCATGCAGAGTGCACGCTGCCAGGGGATGACTTTGATGGGCTGGTAGCCCTGATCGAGCAGTAACGTATCGCGCAAGGCCATCTTGCCCCACCGTAGTCGAACCCCCAAGGTAGCACGGCGGCGAGCGGGTTGGTCGATCGCTTCGTTTCGTTTGCGGCGAAGGGGCGACTTCATCTATGAAGAGAGGCAGGGAAGAGGTAGGGGTCGGAAGGCGAGCAAGCTGCGGTCGCAGTAGAGACGCGACGGGTCGGGGCGGGCGATGCGGTGGACGGCGGAGAGTCTAGCGGCGGGTGCGGGCGGTCGAGTGCTCCAGAGCGGGCGTGCGGGCATCGTGGGCGCGTTTCTGGACAGCCGCCGGCCGCTGGCCGGCGGGTTGTTCGTGCCGATCGTCGCGGCGCGCGACGGGCACGACTTCATCCCCGACGCGGTCGCCGGCGGCGCGACCGCACTGCTCGTGCGCCGCGGCTACGTGGTGCCCGCCGATCTGCGATCCCGGACCCAGCTCAGCATCATCGAGGTCGACGACACGTTGGCTGCGATGCAGCGCCTGGCGGCCGGTCGCCGCGAGGCGGTCGACGGCCCGGTGGTGGCGATCACCGGCAGCAATGGCAAGACCACCACGCGCGCGATGATCTCCGCGGTGCTGGCGACCGGCTTCGAGGACGTGCTGTGCACGCGCGGCAACCTCAACAATCACCTCGGCGTGCCGCTGACGCTGCTCGGCGAGCCCGAGCACCCGGACGCCGCCGTCATCGAGCTGGGCATGAGTGCCCCCGGCGAGAACGCGCTGCTGGCGTCGATCGTGCGACCGACGATCGCGGTCGTGACCTCGATTGCGCTCGAGCACCTCGAGTTCATGAAGTCGATCGAGGCGATCGCTGCTGCCGAGGCCGAGCCCGTGGCCCACGTGCGCCCCGGCGGTGCGGTCGTGGTGCCGTCGGACGAGCCGCTGCTGCGCCCCCACGTCACCCCGGCGGTGCTGGCCCGTGCCGGCGGTGAGGCCCTGACGCTCCTGCGCGTCGGCCCCGACGCCGACGCCGACGTGCGCGTGGTCGCGGTCGAACAGCACGCCGGCACGAAGGTGAGGCTGGCGACCGCCGAGTACGGCGAGTTCGAGCTGACGCTGCAGCTATTCGGGCTGCACAATGCCCGCAACGCCGCCGCTGCGCTCGCGGTGGGTCTGTTCGCCGGGCTCCCGCTGTCGCCGATGCTCGACGCGCTCGCGGCGGTCGAACCCGTCGGTGATCGCGGGCGGGCGATCGCTTGCGGGCGGCACCTGGTGATCGCCGACTGCTACAACGCCAACCCCGGGTCGGTCGCCGCCGCGCTGGGCAGCATCGCGGCACTGCACCGCGATCGCCGACGCATCGTGGTGCTCGGCGACATGCTCGAGCTCGGCCCCGACGAGCTCGCGCTGCACGCCGAGGTCGGGCGTCGATGCGTCGAGGCCGGCGTCGACGCCGTGGTCGGGTTCGGCCCGCGCGCGCGGGAGTTGGTGCGCGAGACCGCGGCGGCGGGCATCGAATCGCTGGCGACCGAGGACGTCGACGAGGCCGCCGCGTGGGTGCTCGCGCAGATGACGGGCCCGAGCGCGGTGCTGCTCAAGGGCAGCCGCGGCATGCGACTCGAGCGGGTGGTCGAAGGCCTGGTCGACGCGCTGCGCGGGGCCGGGCGCGCTACTTGATCCACACGAAGGTCTGCTGGTTGAGCGCGACCAGCTGACCATCGGGCGTCCACAGCTCGCGCATGTCGACGAAGTAGCCCTGGTCCGAGGCCATCGCGCGGGCGCGGTGGTACAGCGGCAGGTCGCCGGGCAGCTGGCGATCGCCCAGCAGGTTCTGCAGCGTGTACGCGATGGTCGCCATCGGTCGTGGCCGCGGCTCGATCGAGAACGCCGAGGGCCACCACGCGTCGGCGAGCGCGACCACGGTGGCGGCGTCGATCACCGCCCCGGGCACGCGCGGACGCACGAACCCCGCGGCGATCGCCTCGGTCGCGCCGGAGAACGGCAGCGGACCCGTGAGCCGGAACTCGAGGTGCTGCGTGAACTCGGGCACGAACGGGCCGTAGGGCAGCGGCGTGAGCTCGGCCCACGGCGGCGGCGCAGCCTCGAGCGCCGGCGCCCACGTGCGATCGACCGCGCGGGTTCGACCCAACACCGCCGTCGCGCGCGCGAGCACGTCGTCGCCGGCGTGCGCGGGCTGTCGCAACGACGCCGAGAAGCTCGACACCGCGTTGCCGCGCCGCAACAGCTCGACCGTGATCTCGCAGGCGCCCGGTACCACCGGCCCGACCAGCTCGCCGGTCACGGACCGCAGCGATCGCTCGAGCTCGGGCTCGCACTGCTGCATTGCGCGCACGAGTGCGGCGAGCACCAAGCCCCCGAAGGTGCCGCGACCCTGGGCCCAGCCGGGCTGCACCTCGAGATCGAAGCGCCGCTCGTCGCGGCGCGTAGGCTCGAACATCTGGGGAAAGCTGGCGCTCATGCGGACCTCGATCGGCGACGGGCCGCGTCGAGGTTACGCCACGCAGACACCCGCACCGCTGCAATCGAGCGTGACGGTCACGCAGGACTGCAGCGGCCGCTGCGCCTTAGTTCATCGCCATGATGCTCGGGCACGCGTCGAGTGCGGCTGCCGACTCGGTCGGACAGAAGTCGCCGCTCTCCCAGGTGGGGCAGTCGAGGGTGCTGACGCACGCGAGCATGTCCTCGAGCGCGGCGCCGCACTCGGGGCCATCGGCGTCGACGAACATCCCCACCTGGCCGAGACACTCGGCCTCGATCTGATCGAGATAGTTGGCGTACTCCGGGTTGCACATCACGACGAGCGCCGCGTAGCCGTCGCAGCTGTAGTTGCCCTGCATGCCGCCGGAGCTGCCGCTCGAGCTGCCGGGATCGGTGCTGCTCGAGCTGCCGGGATCGGTGCCGCCGCCGCTGCTCGACTCGCCGGCGCCGCTCGAGTCACCGGCGGTCGAGTCGCCGGTGCTGCTCGAGTCGCCCGCGCTCGAGCTGTCGGACTGGGTCGTCGCAGTCGTCGCAGTCGTGCTCTCCGTCGTGGTCGCGTCGGAGGTCATCGTGGTCGACGCGGTGGTCGACGCGGTGGTCGAGGCCGAAGTGCTCGAGGCATCGGTGGACGACGAGCCGTCGTCGCCGGTGCCATTGCCATCGTCGCTGCAGGCGAGCGGCAGGCTGGCGAACATGAGCAGGAAGGAGAGGCGATGGAGTTGGTCGCGATCGGACATGTCGAGTTCCGGTAAGGTGGGCGAGCGTGGCCGCGACGGGCGGCCGCTGGCAAGCGGTAGTGCCCCGACGGGTGCCGACGATCACGCCGGCCGGGGCGGGTCTGCATGGATCCGGCGCAGTGCCGGCGATCATGGCCGCCCGCAGAGTCCCCGCGCGCTGCGGTCTACGGGCCCCAAGCGCGCGGGCGCCGATCCCGTTGGGCTCGCTACCGTTCGGCGACCGCCGCCGGACGAATGCGAGCCGCCCGAGAAATTCTCACCCACGCGAGTGGCCTCGCGTGTCGTGCTCGCGAGATGGCCACGCAAACCTCGAAGCTGGTCCTCGCGCTGCTGCCACTGACCGGTGCCTGCTATCGCGGGGTCGACACCCAGGCATCGGGTGCCGCGGACGGTGGGGGATCCGACGCCGGTGAGTCCGGTGCCGAGGACCCGTACTGCGAGGCCGACGCGATGCCGGGTCCGATGACCCAGTTCGTGCGGCTCACCCACGGCCAGTACGACAACACCGTGCGCGACCTCTTGGGTGTGCAGGACCGCCCCTCGGCCGCCTTCCTCGCCGACACCGCGGTGAAGGGCTTCACCAACAACGCCGATCAGCTGGTCGTCAACGATCGTCTCGCCCGCGACTATCGCCGTGCGGCCGAGGCGATCGCCGCCGATCTGCTGGCCGATACCCCGCGGCTCTCGGGGGTGGTCGGCTGCGAGCCCGCGGCCGACCCGATGCCGTGCGTCGACCAGTTCATCGACCGCTTCGGCCGTCGCGCCTTCCGCCGCCCCATCACCGCCGACGAGCACGCAGCGTTCGTCGACATCTACGCCAGGGGTGCAGGGCTCTACGAGGGGGGCACCGCCTTCGAGCAGGGCATCGCGCTGGTGATCGAGACGATGCTGCAGGCGCCGAGCTTCTTGTATCGCGTCGAGCTCAGCACGCCGGGCCCCGACGACGCCGTGGTCGCGCTCGATGGCTGGGAGATCGCCGCGCGCCTCTCGTACATGCTGTGGAACTCGATGCCCGACGACGCGCTGCTCGACGCCGCCGAGGCCGGCGAGCTCGACGACGCCGCCGGTATCGAGGCGCACGCACGGCGCCTGCTGGCTGACGCGCGCGCGGCCGACCCCGTACAGGATTTCCACAGCCAGTGGCTCCGCATGGACCGCTACTCGAACATCTCGAAGGACCCCGACCTGTTCCCCGACTTCGACGCCGAGACCCCGGCCTCGATGGCGGCCGAGACCCGGGAGTTCTTCCGCTCGCTGATCCTCGAGCAGGACGCGACCTTCGCCGACCTCATGACCTCGCGCAGCACGTTCGTCGACGATCGGCTGGCGCGGATCTACGGCCTCGCGGGTGGCTTCGGCGACACGCTCACGCCGGTCGAGGTCGATCCCGCGACGCGTGCCGGCTTCCTCACCCACCCGGGCTTCCTGGCCGCCAACGCGTACTTTGGTGAGAGCTCGCCGATCCATCGCGGGACCTTCGTGCAGCGCCAGGTGCTGTGCACCGAGATCCCCGACCCGCCGCCGGGCGTGGACCTGCAGCTGCCCCCCGCCGACGAGAACATCCGCACCACCCGTCAACGTGTCGAGCAGCACACCTCGCCCGAGCAGTGCGCGCCGTGCCACGCGATGATCAACGCGCCGGGCTACGCGTTCGAGAACTTCGACGCGATGGGCACGCTGCGCAGCGTCGACAACGGTGAGCCGGTCGACACCGTGGCCTCGTTCACCAATCCCGACGGCACCTCGATGAGCTTCACGGGCGCGGTCGACATGATCGAGCAGCTCGCGACCTCGGATGTCGCCAAGCGCTGCTACAGCACGCAGTGGTTCCGCTATGCCAGCGCGCGCGCCGAGACCTCTGCTGACACCTGCACGCTCGACGGCCTGCACGAGGCCATGCTCGCGCAGGACTACGACGTACAAGAGCTGCTGGTCGCGCTGACGCAGACTGCCAGCTTCCGATTCCGCGCTGCGCAAGGGGGCGAGTGAACATGAAACGACGCAACTTCCTCCGGGGCGCCGGTGGCATCGCGGTCGCGCTGCCGATGCTCGAGTCGATGCTGCCCCGCCGTGCACGTGCGGCCGACGACGGCACACCTCGACGCTTCGTTGGCTTCTGCTGCTGCAACGGCGTCGAGATCACGCGCTTCTGGCCCACCTCACCGTATGGTGCGCTGACGGCCGCGGGCCTCGCGGGCACCGCACTCGAGCCGCTCTCCGCCCACGTCGACAAGATGCTGGTCCCCCGCGGCATCCACACCGTGCCTCGTGGCTTCGGCTGGGACCCGGTCGCCGGCTGCGACCACGTCAAGGGCGTCGGCCACCGCCTCACCGCGCGGCCACTCGACGAAGGCACGCTCTACGCCACCGGTGCATCGCTCGATCAGGTGATCGCGACCCAGCGCAACGACGGCGGCACACCGGCGCTCAACTTGCACGTCGGCTACCGCTACCAGGGCACCAACGGCGTGGTCTCGTACACCGGTGCCAACGGCCCTGCGGTGGGCGAGAACAACCCGTGGCTGGTCTACCAAGACCTCATGGGCCTGTCGAACCTCGACGACGTCGCGATCATGCGCCTGACCGCGCGGCGCGAGAGCGTGCTCGATCTGGTCGAGCGCGACTTCAACCGCATCGGCGGTGGCAGCATCTCGCAGGCCGATCGGGCCAAGCTCGACATGCACCTCACCGCGATCCGTGACCTCGAGGTCGGCATGGGTGAGGCGGGGTTGATCCCGTGCATGCTCGACGACGGCCGTGTGTCGGAGCTGCAGGCGCTCGAGGGGGCCAACGTCG encodes the following:
- the murD gene encoding UDP-N-acetylmuramoyl-L-alanine--D-glutamate ligase, which encodes MTAVDAPLPWHTAIVIGLGASGLSAARVLLQLGLEVRAYDRKRDAALPEGAVDLRGLDEIPAAGMQGVDLVVLSPGVPPGPAREATRQYAPDATITGELGLGLQLWFGRHIAGLAPVPLVLITGTNGKSTVTALTGELLRAGGFTPFVGGNLGTPLCDAIAARLQGRGEAHDALVLECSSFQLETLPAIPNDVGMVLNVTPDHLDRYPTMEAYADTKAEVFRNLVPGGLALLDHGGEFRERLQPSRTDVRVLAIGEPGHAFIEGEGSGRTLVLGDERFDRALLRLPGRHNASNALFALAAARHFGVPHDACARTLTAFAGLPHRMVLVRELDGVRYYNDSKATNVASAIASLGGLDERFVLIAGGRGKGDDLAPLGELLQRRGRGVVAIGEAGPLFHALGGDTVPAAFAPDLTAAVTIARGMARTGDAVVLAPACASYDQFRSYAHRGDVFTAAVLALV
- a CDS encoding thioesterase family protein, which codes for MFEPTRRDERRFDLEVQPGWAQGRGTFGGLVLAALVRAMQQCEPELERSLRSVTGELVGPVVPGACEITVELLRRGNAVSSFSASLRQPAHAGDDVLARATAVLGRTRAVDRTWAPALEAAPPPWAELTPLPYGPFVPEFTQHLEFRLTGPLPFSGATEAIAAGFVRPRVPGAVIDAATVVALADAWWPSAFSIEPRPRPMATIAYTLQNLLGDRQLPGDLPLYHRARAMASDQGYFVDMRELWTPDGQLVALNQQTFVWIK
- a CDS encoding phospho-N-acetylmuramoyl-pentapeptide-transferase, with protein sequence MLYTLLYPLSAKYAAFGWLNVLRYTSTRIIAATLTALLLSLVLYPWFIRALQRIQLGQVVREDGPQSHLSKRGTPTMGGSLILFTLIIPTLLWADMSNPYVLLASLTTAGYGVIGFVDDFLKVRRKHSGGMPAKVKFALQILVACSTIIYLYESGVMPDSIRYRLAVPFLDFYEYELALDKWLYIGFAVFVVVGFSNAVNLTDGLDGLAIGPVIISAATFLVLTYAAGTIINRNFDIAFYLHIPHIPQVGELAIYCGAMVGAGIGFLWYNTYPASVFMGDVGSLPLGAGLGFLAVASKNELTLLIVGGIFVLETVSVIVQVTSFKLTGKRVFRMAPIHHHFELKGWAEPKVIVRFWIISIILALVALATLKLR
- a CDS encoding HNH endonuclease, with product MALRDTLLLDQGYQPIKVIPWQRALCMHFVGKVEVLRDYEWLISTVSRSYAAPAVVRLLRKQVVRPLHVRFSRENVYLRDGHRCQYCGIRCGPRELTLDHVVPRSEGGKTTWRNVVTACVSCNRRKGRDSPEEAGMRLRSVPNKPDWLAPRLLHLGDEAVPELWRDWLH
- a CDS encoding U32 family peptidase yields the protein MPALPEILAPAGDAESLDAALAAGADAVYFGLDEGMNARARATNFSVDALPATLDHIHRAGARAYVTLNTLVFEDELPVVEQLLRACALAGVDGVIVQDPAVALLAREVAPSMEVHASTQMTVSCPEAARFAQSLGVTRVVVPRELSTDEIRAFAAGTSLELEVFVHGALCMSWSGQCLTSEAWGGRSANRGQCAQSCRLPYALIVDGTPRPLGDVAYLLSPLDLAGARALPALIDVGVASLKIEGRLKGPAYVMTAVEGYRRWRDAVASGHRDDAEAHAQLQRDLGKMAVAYSRGFSDGFFAGSDHQDLVEGRFPKHRGALLGVVTEVRGLDVRVRRAERRSSGGAATGGGAPRGVTKVALPVIGGASPVDARGVPLAVPEPIPGCGVGFDTGRPQQTEPGGALFGVDALTDGWWLRFGRPGPDLSQVRPGDQVFLSSDPRLHAEAKATVDHGARGVGGRVPVTMHVRGSAGAALHVSLRAEGPVGRGATVSGASDARLTASTGTGLDRGLLTDKLGGLGGTPFRLAQLDLTGLDAGLHLPVSSLKQLRRTLVATLEQQMLAAARHRVREGDAATRVRGAAASLTQPQRWQPPTVPQLVPLVRTPAQLEAVIAAGLPEVELDWMELVGLEHAVRRAKQAGLLVTIATTRVQKPGEAGIDARLMRLSPDGILVRHWGGLVHFSQVVMASRPVVHGDFSLNVTNSVTARHLLALGCDSLTAAHDLDETQLHLLLAHVPAERITVVGHHHIATFHTEHCVYAHTLSTGRDYRTCGRPCEQHRIALGDRDGRQHPVVVDVGCRNTVFNAQAQTAARAVPRLLAAGVRRFRLEFVWEDEATCANVLAAWSALLAGRRRPDEVVAVLAAHEQFGVTAGTMRVLSPLEVRR
- a CDS encoding UDP-N-acetylmuramoyl-tripeptide--D-alanyl-D-alanine ligase translates to MGAFLDSRRPLAGGLFVPIVAARDGHDFIPDAVAGGATALLVRRGYVVPADLRSRTQLSIIEVDDTLAAMQRLAAGRREAVDGPVVAITGSNGKTTTRAMISAVLATGFEDVLCTRGNLNNHLGVPLTLLGEPEHPDAAVIELGMSAPGENALLASIVRPTIAVVTSIALEHLEFMKSIEAIAAAEAEPVAHVRPGGAVVVPSDEPLLRPHVTPAVLARAGGEALTLLRVGPDADADVRVVAVEQHAGTKVRLATAEYGEFELTLQLFGLHNARNAAAALAVGLFAGLPLSPMLDALAAVEPVGDRGRAIACGRHLVIADCYNANPGSVAAALGSIAALHRDRRRIVVLGDMLELGPDELALHAEVGRRCVEAGVDAVVGFGPRARELVRETAAAGIESLATEDVDEAAAWVLAQMTGPSAVLLKGSRGMRLERVVEGLVDALRGAGRAT
- a CDS encoding DUF1552 domain-containing protein, producing the protein MKRRNFLRGAGGIAVALPMLESMLPRRARAADDGTPRRFVGFCCCNGVEITRFWPTSPYGALTAAGLAGTALEPLSAHVDKMLVPRGIHTVPRGFGWDPVAGCDHVKGVGHRLTARPLDEGTLYATGASLDQVIATQRNDGGTPALNLHVGYRYQGTNGVVSYTGANGPAVGENNPWLVYQDLMGLSNLDDVAIMRLTARRESVLDLVERDFNRIGGGSISQADRAKLDMHLTAIRDLEVGMGEAGLIPCMLDDGRVSELQALEGANVDADSEYKRIGLLQMDILALALACGANHAATLMWGSEAGGPVFTWDGMSHQYNHHKLSHGNTADDCSGSAVDGYLDMLFDIDRWYATQLAYLLDQLDAYTEGDGTVLDHTAVMWTNNLSDGKAHHFMDMPYVMFGSCGGYLRTGQYIKVTAQDSTVNDVDAPHNKLLTTIANACGVTDDTGGPLTIFGDPAFAEAGEFDALKA
- a CDS encoding DUF1592 domain-containing protein, with translation MATQTSKLVLALLPLTGACYRGVDTQASGAADGGGSDAGESGAEDPYCEADAMPGPMTQFVRLTHGQYDNTVRDLLGVQDRPSAAFLADTAVKGFTNNADQLVVNDRLARDYRRAAEAIAADLLADTPRLSGVVGCEPAADPMPCVDQFIDRFGRRAFRRPITADEHAAFVDIYARGAGLYEGGTAFEQGIALVIETMLQAPSFLYRVELSTPGPDDAVVALDGWEIAARLSYMLWNSMPDDALLDAAEAGELDDAAGIEAHARRLLADARAADPVQDFHSQWLRMDRYSNISKDPDLFPDFDAETPASMAAETREFFRSLILEQDATFADLMTSRSTFVDDRLARIYGLAGGFGDTLTPVEVDPATRAGFLTHPGFLAANAYFGESSPIHRGTFVQRQVLCTEIPDPPPGVDLQLPPADENIRTTRQRVEQHTSPEQCAPCHAMINAPGYAFENFDAMGTLRSVDNGEPVDTVASFTNPDGTSMSFTGAVDMIEQLATSDVAKRCYSTQWFRYASARAETSADTCTLDGLHEAMLAQDYDVQELLVALTQTASFRFRAAQGGE